A section of the Papio anubis isolate 15944 chromosome 16, Panubis1.0, whole genome shotgun sequence genome encodes:
- the RANBP1 gene encoding ran-specific GTPase-activating protein isoform X2 produces the protein MRKKLMLKEMRQLLPGHSDTHEDHDTSTENTDESNHDPQFEPIVSLPEQEIKTLEEDEEELFKMRAKLFRFASENDLPEWKERGTGDVKLLKHKEKGAIRLLMRRDKTLKICANHYITPMMELKPNAGSDRAWVWNTHADFADECPKPELLAIRFLNAENAQKFKTKFEECRKEIEEREKKGSGKNDHAEKVAEKLEALSVKEETKEDAEEKQ, from the exons atgaggaagaaACTGATGCTCAAAGAGATGAGGCAGTTACTCCCAGGCCACTCT GACACTCATGAGGACCATGATACTTCCACTGAGAATACAGACGAATCCAACCATGACCCTCAGTTTGAGCCAATAGTTTCTCTTCCTGAGCAAGAAATTAAAACGCtggaagaagatgaagaggaactttttaaaat GCGGGCAAAACTGTTCCGATTTGCCTCAGAGAACGATCTCCCAGAATGGAAGGAGCGAGGCACTGGTGACGTCAAGCTCCTGAAGCACAAGGAGAAAGGGGCCATCCGCCTTCTCATGCGGAGGGACAAGACCCTGAAGATCTGTGCCAACCACTACA TCACGCCGATGATGGAGCTGAAGCCCAATGCAGGTAGTGACCGTGCCTGGGTCTGGAACACCCATGCTGACTTCGCCGACGAGTGCCCCAAGCCAGAGCTGCTGGCCATCCGCTTCCTGAATGCTGAGA ATGCACAGAAATTCAAAACAAAGTTTGAAGAATGCAGGAAAGAGAtcgaagagagagaaaagaaag GATCAGGCAAAAACGATCATGCCGAAAAAGTGGCGGAAAAGCTAGAAGCTCTCTCGGTGAAGGAGGAGACCAAGGAGGATGCTGAGGAGAAGCAATaa
- the RANBP1 gene encoding ran-specific GTPase-activating protein isoform X3 — MDFWVTKDTHEDHDTSTENTDESNHDPQFEPIVSLPEQEIKTLEEDEEELFKMRAKLFRFASENDLPEWKERGTGDVKLLKHKEKGAIRLLMRRDKTLKICANHYITPMMELKPNAGSDRAWVWNTHADFADECPKPELLAIRFLNAENAQKFKTKFEECRKEIEEREKKGSGKNDHAEKVAEKLEALSVKEETKEDAEEKQ; from the exons ATGGACTTCTGGGTGACCAAG GACACTCATGAGGACCATGATACTTCCACTGAGAATACAGACGAATCCAACCATGACCCTCAGTTTGAGCCAATAGTTTCTCTTCCTGAGCAAGAAATTAAAACGCtggaagaagatgaagaggaactttttaaaat GCGGGCAAAACTGTTCCGATTTGCCTCAGAGAACGATCTCCCAGAATGGAAGGAGCGAGGCACTGGTGACGTCAAGCTCCTGAAGCACAAGGAGAAAGGGGCCATCCGCCTTCTCATGCGGAGGGACAAGACCCTGAAGATCTGTGCCAACCACTACA TCACGCCGATGATGGAGCTGAAGCCCAATGCAGGTAGTGACCGTGCCTGGGTCTGGAACACCCATGCTGACTTCGCCGACGAGTGCCCCAAGCCAGAGCTGCTGGCCATCCGCTTCCTGAATGCTGAGA ATGCACAGAAATTCAAAACAAAGTTTGAAGAATGCAGGAAAGAGAtcgaagagagagaaaagaaag GATCAGGCAAAAACGATCATGCCGAAAAAGTGGCGGAAAAGCTAGAAGCTCTCTCGGTGAAGGAGGAGACCAAGGAGGATGCTGAGGAGAAGCAATaa
- the RANBP1 gene encoding ran-specific GTPase-activating protein isoform X1: MRKKLMLKEMRQLLPGHSDTHEDHDTSTENTDESNHDPQFEPIVSLPEQEIKTLEEDEEELFKMRAKLFRFASENDLPEWKERGTGDVKLLKHKEKGAIRLLMRRDKTLKICANHYITPMMELKPNAGSDRAWVWNTHADFADECPKPELLAIRFLNAENAQKFKTKFEECRKEIEEREKKAGSGKNDHAEKVAEKLEALSVKEETKEDAEEKQ, translated from the exons atgaggaagaaACTGATGCTCAAAGAGATGAGGCAGTTACTCCCAGGCCACTCT GACACTCATGAGGACCATGATACTTCCACTGAGAATACAGACGAATCCAACCATGACCCTCAGTTTGAGCCAATAGTTTCTCTTCCTGAGCAAGAAATTAAAACGCtggaagaagatgaagaggaactttttaaaat GCGGGCAAAACTGTTCCGATTTGCCTCAGAGAACGATCTCCCAGAATGGAAGGAGCGAGGCACTGGTGACGTCAAGCTCCTGAAGCACAAGGAGAAAGGGGCCATCCGCCTTCTCATGCGGAGGGACAAGACCCTGAAGATCTGTGCCAACCACTACA TCACGCCGATGATGGAGCTGAAGCCCAATGCAGGTAGTGACCGTGCCTGGGTCTGGAACACCCATGCTGACTTCGCCGACGAGTGCCCCAAGCCAGAGCTGCTGGCCATCCGCTTCCTGAATGCTGAGA ATGCACAGAAATTCAAAACAAAGTTTGAAGAATGCAGGAAAGAGAtcgaagagagagaaaagaaag CAGGATCAGGCAAAAACGATCATGCCGAAAAAGTGGCGGAAAAGCTAGAAGCTCTCTCGGTGAAGGAGGAGACCAAGGAGGATGCTGAGGAGAAGCAATaa
- the RANBP1 gene encoding ran-specific GTPase-activating protein isoform X4 — protein MAAAKDTHEDHDTSTENTDESNHDPQFEPIVSLPEQEIKTLEEDEEELFKMRAKLFRFASENDLPEWKERGTGDVKLLKHKEKGAIRLLMRRDKTLKICANHYITPMMELKPNAGSDRAWVWNTHADFADECPKPELLAIRFLNAENAQKFKTKFEECRKEIEEREKKAGSGKNDHAEKVAEKLEALSVKEETKEDAEEKQ, from the exons GACACTCATGAGGACCATGATACTTCCACTGAGAATACAGACGAATCCAACCATGACCCTCAGTTTGAGCCAATAGTTTCTCTTCCTGAGCAAGAAATTAAAACGCtggaagaagatgaagaggaactttttaaaat GCGGGCAAAACTGTTCCGATTTGCCTCAGAGAACGATCTCCCAGAATGGAAGGAGCGAGGCACTGGTGACGTCAAGCTCCTGAAGCACAAGGAGAAAGGGGCCATCCGCCTTCTCATGCGGAGGGACAAGACCCTGAAGATCTGTGCCAACCACTACA TCACGCCGATGATGGAGCTGAAGCCCAATGCAGGTAGTGACCGTGCCTGGGTCTGGAACACCCATGCTGACTTCGCCGACGAGTGCCCCAAGCCAGAGCTGCTGGCCATCCGCTTCCTGAATGCTGAGA ATGCACAGAAATTCAAAACAAAGTTTGAAGAATGCAGGAAAGAGAtcgaagagagagaaaagaaag CAGGATCAGGCAAAAACGATCATGCCGAAAAAGTGGCGGAAAAGCTAGAAGCTCTCTCGGTGAAGGAGGAGACCAAGGAGGATGCTGAGGAGAAGCAATaa
- the RANBP1 gene encoding ran-specific GTPase-activating protein isoform X5 has product MAAAKDTHEDHDTSTENTDESNHDPQFEPIVSLPEQEIKTLEEDEEELFKMRAKLFRFASENDLPEWKERGTGDVKLLKHKEKGAIRLLMRRDKTLKICANHYITPMMELKPNAGSDRAWVWNTHADFADECPKPELLAIRFLNAENAQKFKTKFEECRKEIEEREKKGSGKNDHAEKVAEKLEALSVKEETKEDAEEKQ; this is encoded by the exons GACACTCATGAGGACCATGATACTTCCACTGAGAATACAGACGAATCCAACCATGACCCTCAGTTTGAGCCAATAGTTTCTCTTCCTGAGCAAGAAATTAAAACGCtggaagaagatgaagaggaactttttaaaat GCGGGCAAAACTGTTCCGATTTGCCTCAGAGAACGATCTCCCAGAATGGAAGGAGCGAGGCACTGGTGACGTCAAGCTCCTGAAGCACAAGGAGAAAGGGGCCATCCGCCTTCTCATGCGGAGGGACAAGACCCTGAAGATCTGTGCCAACCACTACA TCACGCCGATGATGGAGCTGAAGCCCAATGCAGGTAGTGACCGTGCCTGGGTCTGGAACACCCATGCTGACTTCGCCGACGAGTGCCCCAAGCCAGAGCTGCTGGCCATCCGCTTCCTGAATGCTGAGA ATGCACAGAAATTCAAAACAAAGTTTGAAGAATGCAGGAAAGAGAtcgaagagagagaaaagaaag GATCAGGCAAAAACGATCATGCCGAAAAAGTGGCGGAAAAGCTAGAAGCTCTCTCGGTGAAGGAGGAGACCAAGGAGGATGCTGAGGAGAAGCAATaa